The genome window GATTAGTCATCAATACCATGACCATCACCCTTATGGACTTTTCTACCAAATTTCGTATTCGATTCAATTATAGGTCGATTTaatttttaaaagtcaaactttcgTTTTACATGTATATGCACTAACAAGTTTAATAAAACTCATTAGGCATTTTATCTAACACTTGGTGGCATCATTTTTAGGACACCAATTTGGCTAATTTCCTTAACCAAATTTACCTTATTTCTTTCGATTCGTCAAGTTTACACAATTATTAACGTCAAGTTAGCAAGACTTTTAATCATCATAGCTAATCCCTCAAATTATCATACTAGAATTTGGGGATTTTATTACTATCTTAAAAACCCATTTCACCATATACATGGACTTTAATCCAAACATCAATTGAGGAAAGTATCTCATATTTTCTTGTAAATATAAAGACTATATGCATGTTTTGACATCACTATAACATCAATTTCATTCTACTATCAAAACCACTTTATGTCATGTATGAACACTTGACCTAGTCTCTAGATTGTTCAAATATTTCATCTATACTAGCAAGTATAGTGATCATCAACACAATACATCATCAATTTCATCAAACTAACAATTTGGGGCTACAGAGGAAACGGAGTTCCTCAAGGAAATAAAACAGAGAACAGGGTTTGACCATGAAGAATAGACGATGGCATACGATTAATCAGATAAGCCGCAGTAAGAACAACATCACCCCAAAATTGACGAGGAACATGAGAATGAATCATGAGTGTGCGAGTAACATCCAACAGATGCCGGTTCTTGCATTCAGCAACACCATTCTGTTGGGATGTATACGCGCAAGAAGTCTCATGAATTATACCTTGTGATTTGAGATATGTAGAGAAATCGGTGGATAGATATTCTTTAGCATTATCGATGCGTAAGGTTTGGATGGATGTTTTGAACTGGGTCTTGACATATGCATGGAATTCATGAAAGATCGAGTTGATTTCACTACAGGATTTCAATAGGTAAACCCATGTAgcacgagaataatcatcaatgaaagtgacaAAATATTGAAAACCCAGTGTAGTCTTAACTGGACATGGACCCTATATATCTGAGTGGACAAGTTCAAATATGGAAATGGTTCGGCTTAACACTTTTGGGGGATAAGGACGTTGAGTATGTTTACCGAGTTGACATGACTCACAATGGAAGTTATCGAGAATAGAGATGCCACGTTTCATTTGCTGTACAACGGCTGCTGAGGGATGGCCTAACCGACAATGAGTTTCAAAGATACTAGACTCATAGATGTTTTCTTTGGGATGTGACAATGAGGATATTCGATAGAGACCTTCTGATTCGAGGCCGGTGCTAATTACTCGGTTAGTACCTAGTACATTAAAGGTACAATGAGTAGGATAAAAGGTAACGGAACAATTATTTCGTTTGGTAATCTGACTGACAGATAAAAGGCTGGCAAGGAAGTTAGGAACAAGAAGAATAGAAGACGGGTTTAGGCTATTGACGTGAGGTCAAAGTctcaatcaaatttaatccaaatactactagatagctagcggtaagtgggtatcgaacacagagAGTCTGTGGAATATGTTCTATCTCAATGGTTATCTAAAATAACTAAGTTTAAATAAATTGCAAGCAAAGTAAATTCACTGATTTGGTTGTTTGGTTTTAATTGTCTACATTGAACTAAATTAGATTACAAATCAAAGTTAAGTTTTGTAGCAGGATAAGAAGGTAGCGATCATCCCAAGTTTCAGGTTTTAAGTAACAACCAATGTTCATGTTCAACTGGAAAAAACCATATAGACATGGCTCATGTAAgatcaattgtttgtgatgaaagggaactaagtactcggattcctagaacgcgaggttgttacccgatgaccaatcaacatatatccaaccctaatccctcccatgatatctcgattgccaacggcaccaagaacgtatggtttagaactatgatcaaatacacattaacaatttacaaacaatcaCTCAAACACCATAATAAACTAAACAACACATGCAAAGTCTATTATTCCATAAATTAAAGAACAAAACATAAGTGTCACAAGCAAACCTTACATTCGGGATGATCACCAACGAGATTAGCCGCGCATAGTGTGGTGAATCATCATTACATCAATTATATTGTTCATAGGAATTAAAACAACAAACCCAATGTTAGAATCTTGCAAAATCCACACAAGAACACCTATTTTCGCCTCCAAGGACTGCTCAAAACGGTTAGGTATGATTGGAGTtgaaaagacacaataaaacatcataaaatagggcagttacacatttctcgctggcctccaccgtaagctacggtggctaccgtagcttacggtggcttggaatggccTACGGTGGGTTtaaactgtcatacggtgacaaTTTTTGTCAGGGtccaccgtaagctacgccctccaccgtaggctacggtaggcttcagcataaaattttgttttcagcttaactttttcgtttcaactccgttttcttcgccgttttcgcccacgttctcgtaatttcatcctctatcatgtcatcttcttaattcttcaattccaataAATTATTTTCTTCATTTATGCTCCATCTTTCAATCTCCAATCCAGTCGCGCCTATTCGAAGCTTCATTTCCACACTTTTAAAGCCCCGAACACACCTGGAACATGaacaaccgtagttatctaattcaagataaatACATGGATAAATGCGAGATTAAATTTTCGTTTATAacatttaagggttgtcctatggactaCCAGTCAGCTATCTGGGTTCTGAATGGATCTGATGCCGCGTACAGGGCACGAGGAACCATCTGCAAGTTTAACTGGTGGGTAAGAGGTATTATGAAGGCTAGTGAGAATTCCTTGATTCGCAGTCATGTGATAAGTAGCTCCAGAATCAATAATCCAGGATAAGTCAAGGCCAGAAAACGTACCTGGTTGTACCGAGTTGGTTTGAGGACCGGATGACCAAAAAGCAAGGAACCATTGAAGCAAATCATACTCCTCCTTGGTGTATGTACTGGTGTGATTTCGTTCGTCACCCATTTGAAAAGATGTTCAAGCTAGAAAAGCGGAAAACTGAGATGAAACCCAAACACGTGAACCGAGGCAGAAAACCAAAGTTGCTCAGATCGAAAAACCAACTGCACGGAAATGATCGGAAACAAATTCCGACGAAACTGGAAAAAATACGACGGCAGGAGGTGGCGTCACGCGCGGCGCGTGGGTGGTAGCGGCGGAGGTTCCGGCAGCGCGTAGGGGCATGTGCGGCAGCGGTTGGCGGGGTGGTTTGAGGGGTTTTGTAGATCGGGCGATGACGAGTTCAATGGTGGTGGCGGTGTAATGTAACGTGCCGgaaaatggttggatctgaaAAAGGAGGTTACGGGTTGTGATGGTTTTGGGTGTTTGAGTTCCAAGAAAATCCGTTTCTGATGTGGAAGATCAGAGTAAGCTGCAACCACAGAGCATACTACGAACCTTCTAAAACGGGTTTTAGGAGCGGAAGATGAAGGTTATACGGGACTAGTGGTGACCGGAAATTTAGCCGGAAATGGTCACCTGAAAAGATGCTCGTGAGCTAAGAAAcctttagctctgataccatgtaaatgAGACTGGTATGAGAAATCTCCACTTGTATTAATTAAGTGTGTATTTACAAATGAAAAGGACCCCTCTGTTTATAGGGGAAGGAAGAACCAACAAGTAAATATTAATTACATGTCGGACACCTATAATTACATGCAAGGACATCTATATTTGCATGTAGGGACCTCTAGTTAACAACTAGGCCCTTCAACTATTTGCAACTAACAACACTCAAGTTATATAATCCCCTTTCTTACACACAATCACAATCATGTTGTATAACCCCACATCTATGGGGGTTATGGGGCTTGAACACTATATATGGCCTAATGTATTTTCACATGGACGTTAAGTAGTCTACTTAATCAACAATACATTGATTGTTAAAACAACACTTGTTTCCTCTACAATatgcatattttttttttcagttttatttTGTTATATACTTGTATAATACTTCGGATATTTCATTGCAACATTCTAGTCTATTGAAATCAACCCACGAATATTGAGTACCAAGGCTTCTTTGTAGACCGCTCTTGTGGCTTGTAAATGTTAATCTTACTATGAATATAAACGAGTCAAGCCGCTCTTGAACTACTTCAAATCGGTTTGTTAAGAGCTTAAATGAGCTTGAACCTATATTATAAGTCATGTAATAAAGAGCTTGAGCTTTCAAAATAATGCACAAAATGAGCTAAGCTCGGGATACTCATTTACACCCCTTTAGGCTACCTTAGCCTTATATCGGTTTCTCCCATGGGTTGGGACTGACCATACACACTACAAACTACAAAGGGACAATTTGTTTTTCCCTTAAAGTCGGACATCACCGAGAACAAATTTACTATAAATTGCCGTAAAAGATTACAGAGGTTACACGTCTAAGAATAACCAAAAATTTCTGCATGTTTGTGATGATAACAAAAAATAGTCCTCGGTAACTACAAGTAAAGCTACAAGAGACCATCAAGAGCACATCTAATCTCTGCAGTCAGAATGAACTAGTTATGCAGAAACTGTAAAGTTTTGTCCCACAACAGGCACGCGTTTCATCAAGTTGATTTCATCTTGCGAGATGGAGGACGACGGAAAAGACTGATGAGATCATCCAAACCCTGTTGAAGGATATAATACGTGCACATTTTATAATAATGTTTTTTTCTCAATTTAATAATTCCGAAATGCAATAAACATAAGAGCCATGTTATCCTAAATTGCCAATATGGGGATCCATTTCAGTAAAAATAACTTGTGAATAAAATGATGAGGGGTCCGTTTCAGTCTGATTACCCGAAACCAATCCCATACCAGTTACCCACATTGAAATCGAATATATAGAATCGAATATATAGATATatgataaaattttaaaaaatatatgaaaTATTATGAAGTTGTAAGAAATATTAGGAATATAGAACAGTTAGAAGTGTAGTGAGTATTTGATATTTCAAGTCAGTTTTGGGTGAATGTTTGATCGGGTTTTGGGTAATGCAAGTCCCAAAAGATAACTTTTAACCATCTAAGATCATAAACGTGTATACCCAAAACATAGAAACCTAACATGTAATGAGTAACTGATACTCAACAGATATGGGACAGTGGGACACAGGTATTAACAAATAACAAACTCTAATTTTTGgtgacttttgacccgtttgacagGTTTCCTTCCAAAGAAGATTTTTTATGCACCCGGTAGAAATTGGCGCCTATACCTAAAGGTTAAGCAAACGAGAACATACCCTGGTAGTTATCACAAGGATACTGAAAAGGGTAATCAAGTATGAACCGAGAACAAGCAGCAAAAGCAAGTCAAATGTTACACTGGCGACCTACGATACAGTCAACGAGCATATGGTTAATATGATAAAGAGACGAAAGTGGGTAACATCAACAATTACTCTGATAAAGAGACGAAAGTGGAAATAACTTTACCTGATAAATCTGCAGTGTGTTAACTGTTGAATCATAAAAGGTGAACATCCCATCAATCACGTCATGTTGCAAATTCACTTCTACAACATGATCTGCTAATTCCTGAAATCAACAAATAACAGAATGAATTTGAAATTGTGgattttaatttatttgttaGCAAAACCCAAAaaccaaaaataataaaatatcaaAATGAAAAATACCTTTTTCAATGCCATTATAAATGCACTGTCCTTCGAGAGAAAAGGTGCTACACGAGGTGTTTTTGATAGAAGGTCAAGCCATGATCCTATGTAAGAAGGATTAACCGCCAAACTACTGTTATCTGCAAAAATATTGACGTTCTTCCCCTCGTGACCATAGATATGCCTCTGCGTATAATAGTTGTTTAAGCGATTTTCACACTTcctttaattttatataataaagcTAGCATTACATGCTGAAACGTATTCATGCATAAATGTCCACaattaataattatttatttaataagaGTCTTACAGCCAGACTCTCGGCAACCAATTTTACGCCCCGAACAACTGCATCTTCATTCACAAATTCCCTGATGACAAAGCAAACTAAATAAATATTGGCAAGATCAGAAAAATGATTCTCCTTATTATATGGTTGTTTAAATAGAAGGTAAAGATGACAATGTATCCAAAATTTAAATTATTCACCTTTTATCAGAAATGCCTCCGGTATGTTCTAGTAAATTTGGTGCAACAGAAAGTCCAGAGAGTGTGGCTGCAGTAACTCTTAACCTTGAAAACTGTTCATGCTCCCATGCCACCTGCATGTATGCATAAAATCAAATCGCTTCCTAAACTGTATAATACGTGCAATGTGTTAAAATTAACATCCGTATTGTCTAAATTACTTACTCGGGAATTGGAAACATTTATTTTCTTGTGCTTTAGGCCAACTTTAAGGCCCAATTCCTCAGCTACGTTGGATAAACCCTGTACACAAGAATTAGGTATGTTTTTAAggttgatatttaagcatatgaaTAGTTACTGTATCCAGTCCAACATGTATCGTGCTTCCTAGGAGGTTTTTTATACACTTGCCTCAAAAATTTGCTTTACATAAGCATTCTCTGGAGGTTTAGAAACATGAAGCCATAACCCATTTTCCCCTGAGCTAAGACTATTCAGGCAGATAGCATAATCGATACTTTCACGTAAACGCTGATCAAAACTTTTAAGCCACTGCAAGGAATAAAAAACATAATGATTGGCAAATGTCAAGAAAAAAAAGATACATATAGTAGATGTGGCAAGATGGGTGGGTCATACAAAGTTTGGATAACATGAAAAACAGGTTAAGATTGAAACGAAATCGATTCTATACAGGCGTCCGGGTCGGGTTGGTTTGACCCATAAACACTTTGTTCATTTTAATAGATAACGCATGTGTATTAAAGTATTTATCAAAATATAGTAATACAAATCTAATTGTTTGAATAAAACAATTTAGAATATTATATGCAATAAAAATAAATTTGGGGCAACTTTCAACCATTTGACCTGCTCAAATTGACACATTTGTAAGTCAATGAGTTGAAATTGCTAGGCCTGTAAAGGAACTGAACGAACATGAATAGaggcatgttcgtgtttgttcatttaactttaaccgaacacgaacacatAATCGAACACACTTTTTTGTTCATATACGTTTATTATGAAAATGgacatgttcatgttcgttcgtttagaaACTAAACTAACAGTTCATGAacgtaaacaaacaaacttaaacggACATTAACAAACAATAAGCAACACATATAAACATAACTGAACTAACATAAATGAACATAATTGACTCAACATAAAgtaatttttatataaattagtgattAATTATGATAAATTCCATGGGAAACCCATTTTTATCATTAGAAAACCCAATTACCAATTAtctatatttatataagtagttagaaggTTCTTTTATGTTTAAACGACAAACGAAAAAAACATAAACAGatataaataaatgaatataaaTGAACGGACATAAATGAACGTTCACGAACAAAAATGAACGAACAAAACGTGTGTTAATGTTTGTTCGTTTGATTAGATGAACAAAaaattgtgttcatgttcgttcgtttattaacataaacgaacttcccaccgaacaagttcacgaacagttcatgaacgttcggttcatttacaggcctagaAATTGCCAAATCTAATACATAGTACATAGAGAAAGATACACACCTTCTGAGTTCCATTGTAGTTATAAGGCCCACCAGATGTCAGCCCAAAGAGTATGTTATACCTTCCTCTCGTGTTAGGGTTGGAATATAAAATAGAAAATAATCTAGCAATTTCAAGAAGTGCCACTACACCGCTTCCATTGCTATCACTTCCAACTGACAATGCCTATTATGGATAATTTCAAGACACAATTAAGTAAATGTAATGTGATTATAGGGAATAAAATGAAAGGGTAATCTCGTAAATTACCGGAGCTGCACCAAACGTATCATATGATGCCACGATGGCAATAGTTGGGAGTTGGTTTGAATCCCCGTCAGCTTTCAATCCAGGCAACCATCCCTGTAAGAAGTTACCAATATGGGTTTGATTAAAACAGATAATTTCATGGTACAGGTTGAAACGAACCGCAACAGGTTGACCAGAACACTTTCTGTacattttttaatttaatttatgaaTTACTAGTGTGTTAAACTGGTAGTTAGGTTTACAAAGACTATATTTGTAGATTAATTAATGTAAATTATTGGATAAAGCAATTCTCCTGCCCTATGCATTAAAAGAAAGAGAACCCTTTAAACGTCtcaacccgtttggctcatttgACCTGTTTAGTGTAAAGCATAACCCAAATCGATCAATTCATAAGCAAATTGGGTATGTATTTGTGTAATGTAATGCTTTTTGGTTTTCGGGTTTCTTCTAAACTAGGTTAGCCATTTGGTTTTCGGGTTTCTTCTAAACTAGGTTAGCCATTTGGTTTTCGGGTTTCTTCTAAACTAGGTTAGCCATTTAGTTTTCGAACTTTGCAACTTTAAGCAATCTTTACatttgtttaaactttaaactaATTAGAAAACCGTATCTTTTTCATAAATCTCTTAAAAATCAGTTTCAGAATGAGTGTCGTTAAAAGATGTTTACATCACATTTGACACATGATGTTCAATGTTCAGTAGAATCTACCTAAACCTTATATGTTCAATGTTCAGTAGAATCTACCTAAACCTTATATGTTCAATGTTCGATGACAAATAAATTCTACTGCTTgaaatatgtatttatttattttagcaTTTATTCCCTCACATAATCATAAGATATATTGCTTGGTTGGTTTTTGTTCCGTTGCAGGAACACTTCAAGTCTTCAACTAACACAAGTATATAGAATAAACAATCAAATGTAATTATGCAAAGAAGAGAAAACCTGAATGTTTGTAATTGTGGGAGATGCAAGTTTCTTAGGAGCCGGTGACGTAACAATAAGCTTGTATCTGCAATTATAGAAAGGAATGCAGCCAAGATCACCACCAATATCCAAACTAAGTAACCAAATTAAGTTAAATGTACTATAAAAACTTCATGAATCTTTTATAAAGAAGCATAGAGCAGTAAAACTTTAGATCATAAAGATTAATTATGGATGTGTTATAAAGTTACTAAACACCAAATCTGAAAATAACACAAGTTCTGATtgtgatgattcaagataaaatGTTGCAATTAAATTCAACAGTTTCAAATAATTCTTTTAACTTTAAGTAACAGTAGCAATAGGGTAGATCACAAAAATTTATAGCATAACATACATTGTAAATATAATGTAGAAGTAAACTTTCTACCGGTTGTACTAGAGCGTAAGCTGTAAGCATACATATATTATATACTAACCCGCCAGTAGTTGCTGTTGCAGGCTGGCCAGCCGCATCGTTTCTCTGGATATCGGCTAACACGTTAGCTAAGTCTTCATCTTCAAAAGCAAAATAGACAGGATACTGTAAAATGAAAACAGAATTAATAAACAAGATAAAAGTGAatcatagaaaaaaaaaacattaagcACCATATTCTGACTTGTGAAGAATCAAAACTGTCTTAAACCTTTTACACGTCATAGTTCATTGTCGAACAtgattttatttttgttaaaaaatcaaTTGCATATGCACAAGGATAATAGTTGTTATGCACATATATTGTTCACTCACTTGAATAGTAGAATGTATTAGTTTTTGCTCTAAATCCGCCAACTTTTTTTTCATATCCTTGTAATCACCATCATCAATAACAGTTTGACTGTTATCAGAACGAAAAACTTGAGGAAGTAGAAGTAGTAAGCCCCCTAAAGGCTTTCCCTGTTCAATATATTCTGCATATGGTCAACGATAGTTAAAAAACTGAATCAGATAATCATAGACGTGACAACGACAATGAAAAACCTTTAAACCTAACTAGTCGGATACGATTTGAATGAATACAGCAAAAGATTTAACAAAACTATATTCAGATAAATTTGACACTTTAAGCCAATTACTAAATCAGGATACAAAATGAAGAACTATGCACCCACACATAGATCCTATAATCACTTCAGATTTCATAATTTAGCATCCCTCAATTTCTGTCAACGAACTCGTCACATTGCTTCAATATCAAACAACAATCAATTTCATCTTCTGCTTTTTTCCTCTGTGAATCTGTCACACTCTCTTCGACGTCAGATATCACCTTTCGTTTCAAGTCTTAAATCTAAAATACAATTAGCTTGAATTCCAAGTTTCCAACTTCCACCGGCTTCAAATTCAGCCAACAGGTAGAAAGAAAGAAATAACAATTCTAAAATCCaacattcatattcatattcatactaTAAACAAAAGCGAACACATCTCTTATCATCAAAATGTATCCAAAAGTTCAGCTTCGAAAATAGTAGCACTCGCGACAGCCTAAACTTTGGAAACAGCTGGTAAACATCTCATTAAATTCTGGTTTAGTCAAACTTTCTATGTAAGTAACtatatttttgttaaattttagCCGATCTATCTGCTACTGACCGTTTGCTACCTTTGTAAATTTGAATCACAACTATCATGAATCTGCTCAAATAAGTAAAGTTGCAAATCAACGTCATAATAAAAGCGAATCAGTTTGCATCTCAAGCATATTCACCTTCTTACCGATCCTAACACCAATCAACAACACTTTTATCAATATCACCTACTTCAAACTTAACAAAATCCAAAATCTATTCACAGACAGCAGTTATGCATATCAAACTGATCTTACTCTCTAGATTTACAAAACACGCTGAAACCACACATAATCAATACGCTAAATCAGATTCAATGGAGATCACATCACTTTGCATCTCCAGTATATTCAGCTTCCTACCGATCCTAAGAACCTATCACCAACACTTTTATCAATTTCACCTAATTCAAACTCAATAACTCCAAAATCTACAAACAGACTAAGCTGCGGTGCATATCAAAATGATCTCATTCACTAGATTCATAAAACTAGCTCAAACCACACATAATCAATACACTAAATCAGATTCAACGGAGAACATTTAATCCGTTTGCATCTCAAGTATATTCAGCTTCTAACCGAATCTAAGCACCAATCAACAACACTTTTATCAATTTCACCTAATTCAAACTCAATAAAATCCAAAATCAAACTGATCTTCTTACACTCTAGATTTACATAACACGCTCAAA of Helianthus annuus cultivar XRQ/B chromosome 1, HanXRQr2.0-SUNRISE, whole genome shotgun sequence contains these proteins:
- the LOC110878784 gene encoding nicalin-1 — translated: MADPQIVAGRRRHVFDSFYSIITLVFILIACVELCDASTVVDVYRLIQYDISGAPFGSRAASINHHAGSSFSPPGSDLSRTVAVLTLRELNETFVREYIEQGKPLGGLLLLLPQVFRSDNSQTVIDDGDYKDMKKKLADLEQKLIHSTIQYPVYFAFEDEDLANVLADIQRNDAAGQPATATTGGYKLIVTSPAPKKLASPTITNIQGWLPGLKADGDSNQLPTIAIVASYDTFGAAPALSVGSDSNGSGVVALLEIARLFSILYSNPNTRGRYNILFGLTSGGPYNYNGTQKWLKSFDQRLRESIDYAICLNSLSSGENGLWLHVSKPPENAYVKQIFEGLSNVAEELGLKVGLKHKKINVSNSRVAWEHEQFSRLRVTAATLSGLSVAPNLLEHTGGISDKREFVNEDAVVRGVKLVAESLARHIYGHEGKNVNIFADNSSLAVNPSYIGSWLDLLSKTPRVAPFLSKDSAFIMALKKELADHVVEVNLQHDVIDGMFTFYDSTVNTLQIYQVASVTFDLLLLLVLGSYLITLFSILVITTRGLDDLISLFRRPPSRKMKST